From the Mycoplasmatota bacterium genome, one window contains:
- the holA gene encoding DNA polymerase III subunit delta, with product MSNLYLLTGVNKFQIDAKIKQLIGKSQVSELSLVKYDCEETTIDEILNDCETLPFLSDHKLVIMNHPIFLSSEKSKLEHNIKRLISYIEHPNESTILIINASDIKLDKKKKINKLLLDKAEVLNYDNLTELEARNLISQSMKQLNVQISHDAINELIMRTECDALKLHSELNKLSFYLENKNEITLEDIRLLVCEPIENNIFSLTNLFIERKIEQSVKIYHQLLMNNEEPIVFSSVLGKNFHNLYLIKQYQKKFFTEYQLKNILKIHPYQLKKLYQIAQRTKEEDIIKNIHALSEYDSMVKTGRIDKYLGFELLILNM from the coding sequence ATGAGTAATTTGTATTTATTAACGGGCGTAAATAAATTTCAAATTGATGCTAAAATAAAACAATTAATTGGAAAGAGTCAGGTAAGTGAACTTAGTTTAGTAAAATATGATTGTGAAGAAACGACAATTGATGAAATCTTAAATGATTGTGAAACACTACCTTTTTTAAGTGATCATAAATTAGTTATCATGAATCATCCCATTTTTTTATCTTCTGAAAAAAGTAAGTTAGAGCATAATATTAAACGTTTAATTTCTTATATAGAACATCCGAATGAATCTACGATTCTAATAATTAATGCTAGTGATATAAAATTAGATAAAAAGAAAAAAATAAATAAGTTATTATTAGATAAAGCAGAAGTCTTAAATTATGATAATTTAACTGAATTAGAAGCGAGAAATCTAATAAGTCAATCTATGAAACAGTTAAATGTTCAAATTTCCCATGATGCGATAAATGAGTTAATTATGCGTACAGAGTGTGATGCTTTAAAACTACATTCAGAATTAAATAAATTATCTTTTTATTTAGAAAATAAAAATGAAATTACTCTAGAAGATATAAGATTATTAGTCTGTGAGCCAATAGAAAATAATATTTTTAGTTTAACAAATCTTTTTATTGAACGTAAAATTGAACAATCAGTTAAAATATATCACCAACTATTAATGAATAATGAAGAACCGATTGTATTTTCAAGTGTGTTAGGGAAAAATTTTCATAACTTATATCTTATAAAACAATATCAAAAGAAATTTTTTACAGAGTATCAATTAAAAAATATATTGAAAATTCATCCTTATCAATTAAAAAAACTGTATCAAATCGCCCAAAGAACCAAAGAAGAAGATATTATAAAAAATATTCATGCTTTAAGTGAATATGATAGTATGGTTAAAACAGGTAGAATAGATAAATATTTAGGATTTGAATTATTAATATTAAATATGTAA
- the gpr gene encoding GPR endopeptidase, with protein sequence MNILEVNDMEHKTIRTDLIIESLESTKDQVQPHDLRLKEYMVDEMKISEVLITKEQEEIYGKKSGTYITIDTTAIVENDHETLLKIQKQIATQIDLFFQKYKIKEDALGLIVGLGNDNVTPDSLGPNVIENIFVTKHIFDLHPEEISDNGFRPVCAVAPGVMGNTGIETAEIVNAIIQDVKPAFVIVIDALAARALNRVNKTIQISDAGISPGSGVGNKRKEISIDTLGIPVISVGIPTVVDAVTITNDTIDMIIKHIAYSMKHKRPSGNLVPAHMSGKKDLSKVELPSEDILKSLFGELGMMTNEEKHQLIFEVLTPQGLNYMVTTKEIDTNIKDLTHIVSRGINLALHKNIN encoded by the coding sequence ATGAATATTTTAGAGGTGAATGATATGGAACATAAAACAATTAGAACAGATTTGATAATTGAGAGTTTAGAATCTACGAAAGATCAAGTGCAGCCCCATGATCTTAGATTAAAAGAATATATGGTAGATGAGATGAAAATCTCTGAGGTATTAATCACAAAAGAACAAGAAGAAATCTATGGGAAAAAGAGTGGAACTTATATTACGATTGATACGACTGCGATTGTAGAAAATGATCATGAAACATTACTGAAGATTCAAAAACAAATCGCAACTCAAATTGATTTATTTTTTCAAAAATATAAAATTAAAGAAGATGCACTTGGATTAATTGTTGGTTTAGGGAATGATAATGTTACCCCTGACTCTTTAGGACCAAATGTTATTGAAAATATTTTTGTGACAAAACATATATTTGATCTTCATCCTGAAGAGATTTCTGATAATGGTTTTCGACCTGTTTGTGCAGTAGCACCTGGTGTTATGGGAAATACAGGCATCGAAACAGCGGAAATTGTAAATGCGATTATTCAAGATGTTAAACCTGCATTTGTGATTGTTATTGATGCATTAGCTGCTCGTGCTTTGAATCGTGTCAATAAAACCATTCAAATATCAGATGCTGGAATTAGTCCAGGTAGTGGTGTTGGAAATAAACGAAAAGAAATTAGTATAGATACATTAGGAATTCCAGTGATATCAGTTGGTATACCGACTGTTGTAGATGCTGTAACAATTACAAATGATACGATTGATATGATTATTAAACATATTGCTTATTCGATGAAACATAAAAGACCTTCTGGTAATTTAGTTCCTGCTCATATGAGTGGTAAAAAGGATTTATCAAAAGTTGAGCTTCCAAGTGAAGATATATTAAAAAGTTTATTTGGCGAGTTAGGGATGATGACCAATGAGGAAAAACATCAATTAATTTTTGAAGTTTTAACGCCTCAAGGACTTAATTATATGGTAACTACAAAAGAGATTGATACAAATATTAAAGACTTAACACATATTGTATCTAGGGGTATTAATTTAGCTTTACATAAAAATATAAATTGA
- the rpsT gene encoding 30S ribosomal protein S20 yields MPIIKSQIKRTKTNEKRRLLNISFKSSMRSALKDVETAISNKDLDQAKAAYSIACKKLDKAVAKGIEHKNYASRQKSRLAKQINGIA; encoded by the coding sequence ATGCCAATTATTAAATCACAAATTAAACGTACAAAAACAAACGAGAAACGCCGTTTACTTAACATTTCTTTTAAATCTTCTATGCGTTCAGCTTTAAAAGATGTTGAAACTGCAATTTCTAATAAAGATTTAGATCAAGCAAAAGCTGCTTATAGTATTGCTTGCAAAAAACTAGATAAAGCTGTTGCAAAAGGAATTGAACATAAAAATTATGCTTCAAGACAAAAATCTCGTTTAGCTAAACAAATAAATGGAATCGCTTAG